The Deltaproteobacteria bacterium genomic interval TGGCTGCTTTGCATGTCTACTTCATGCATTTCTATGGCGTATTTTGCGATTACGCTGACTCGGCACAAAACGTAACAGACTATGGACCAGACACGCCGCCCCTTACCCCGTTCTTCATCGGTAACTCTCAAAACTCAGTCACTCTGTTTTTCGTGTTAAGTGGTTTTGTACTCACCATTATTTACTCCCAAGGGTTCGCCAACCGAAGTGAGACAAAGTCTTACTACATGAAACGCATTGCACGTATCGCTCCGGTTTACTGGTTTTGCTTGCTTTTCTTTCTACCGTTTATCTTCACCTCATTTTGGTGGAACGACTTTCTAAATATCTTCGGCGGCGAAGGCCATAAGATTGCTGCTTTGATTCTAACACCTTTTGGACTCCAATCTTGGAGCCCACTCCATGTGTTCTGGCAACAATGGAACCCACCTGCTTGGTCTGTAAGTTGTGAGTTCTTCTTCTACCTTGCCTTTCCTTTTCTCATTCATCGAAAAGGTCTAGCCGTCAAAACCTGGAAAGCTTTTGCAAAAAC includes:
- a CDS encoding acyltransferase, with the translated sequence MTTGSKASQPARHPHISELTGLRGLAALHVYFMHFYGVFCDYADSAQNVTDYGPDTPPLTPFFIGNSQNSVTLFFVLSGFVLTIIYSQGFANRSETKSYYMKRIARIAPVYWFCLLFFLPFIFTSFWWNDFLNIFGGEGHKIAALILTPFGLQSWSPLHVFWQQWNPPAWSVSCEFFFYLAFPFLIHRKGLAVKTWKAFAKT